Proteins encoded by one window of Planctomycetia bacterium:
- a CDS encoding altronate dehydratase family protein produces the protein MPAVAASVPDVLQLHPADNVCIAVRNLVAGDKATAGGKTVVLDGAVRMGHKIALTAVPKGGPVTRYGETIGFASQPIEPGNWVHMHNLTATIFERQYEYSTEIPADPTPITDRTFPGYRRPDGRVGTRNYLAIVSNVNCSASVSKYIAARFNKDVLKQFPHVDGVLPLVHKGGCGMQFGGDDHEQLNRTLAGFAHHPNIGAYLLIGLGCETASLPYLVDTRGLVQISGLKNDNGSKTKTPVLVMQELGGTQKTIDEGLRQINELLPRVNDVRRESIPASEIVLGLNCGGSDGNSGVTANPALGIASDLLVACGGTTVLAETSETYGAEHLLTKRARTPEVGKKLVERIRWWEKYAAMFGARLDNNPSTGNKEGGLTTIYEKSLGAMAKAGSTALNDVVLYAEQIKSRGFVFMDTPGLDPVSVTGLVAGGCNVVAFTTGRGSCFGCKPTPSIKIATNTPMYERMIDDMDFDAGVVLSQGTPLAEVGKQIFELVLEVAGGKKTKSEQHGIGEEEFAPWSIGPTL, from the coding sequence ATGCCCGCCGTCGCAGCCTCTGTGCCCGATGTCTTGCAACTCCACCCTGCCGACAATGTCTGCATTGCCGTACGCAATCTCGTTGCGGGCGACAAAGCAACTGCCGGCGGCAAGACCGTCGTGCTCGATGGTGCCGTGCGGATGGGTCATAAGATCGCGTTGACCGCCGTCCCTAAAGGGGGACCGGTCACGCGCTACGGCGAAACCATCGGCTTCGCCTCGCAGCCGATCGAGCCGGGCAATTGGGTCCACATGCACAACCTGACGGCCACGATCTTCGAGCGGCAGTACGAATACTCGACCGAGATCCCCGCCGATCCGACGCCGATCACCGACCGCACCTTCCCAGGCTATCGTCGGCCTGACGGCCGTGTCGGCACGCGCAACTATCTCGCCATCGTCTCGAACGTGAACTGTTCGGCTTCGGTCAGTAAATACATCGCGGCCCGATTCAACAAAGACGTGCTCAAGCAATTTCCTCATGTCGACGGCGTGCTACCGCTCGTCCATAAAGGGGGCTGCGGCATGCAGTTCGGCGGCGACGACCACGAGCAACTCAATCGCACGCTCGCCGGCTTCGCCCATCATCCGAATATCGGCGCGTACTTGTTGATCGGCCTCGGCTGCGAAACCGCTTCGCTTCCTTACTTAGTCGATACGCGCGGCCTTGTGCAGATCTCCGGCTTGAAGAACGACAACGGCTCGAAGACGAAGACGCCGGTCCTCGTCATGCAAGAACTCGGCGGCACGCAGAAGACCATCGACGAAGGATTGCGGCAGATCAACGAGTTGCTGCCGCGCGTGAACGATGTGCGCCGCGAGTCGATCCCGGCCAGCGAAATCGTGCTCGGGCTCAACTGCGGCGGCTCCGACGGCAACTCCGGCGTCACTGCCAACCCGGCGCTCGGCATCGCGAGCGATCTCTTAGTAGCTTGCGGAGGCACGACGGTGCTTGCGGAAACCTCGGAGACTTACGGCGCCGAACACTTGCTGACGAAGCGGGCTCGCACCCCCGAGGTCGGCAAGAAACTCGTCGAGCGGATTCGCTGGTGGGAGAAGTACGCGGCTATGTTCGGCGCGCGGCTCGATAACAATCCCTCGACCGGCAACAAAGAAGGAGGCCTGACGACCATCTACGAAAAGTCGCTCGGTGCGATGGCGAAGGCCGGCTCGACCGCGCTCAACGACGTCGTCCTTTACGCCGAGCAAATCAAGAGCCGCGGGTTCGTCTTCATGGATACGCCGGGCCTCGATCCCGTAAGTGTGACGGGCCTCGTCGCCGGCGGTTGCAACGTCGTTGCCTTCACGACCGGCCGGGGCAGTTGCTTCGGCTGCAAGCCGACGCCGTCGATCAAGATCGCCACGAACACACCGATGTACGAGCGGATGATCGACGACATGGACTTCGATGCCGGAGTGGTCTTGAGCCAGGGGACGCCGCTCGCCGAAGTGGGCAAGCAGATCTTCGAGCTCGTTCTCGAAGTCGCCGGCGGCAAAAAAACCAAGAGCGAACAACACGGCATCGGCGAAGAAGAATTCGCCCCCTGGAGCATCGGGCCGACGCTGTAG
- a CDS encoding type II secretion system GspH family protein, with amino-acid sequence MSESKSVRGHKRSGFTLIELVVVIIILATIAGFVIPQVGMIGRSSDMAATAKTQSDVASNIQLFFTLQKRYPQGLDSLLDTTGTLYSANTTNGDTQTHGLPYSGADDTRLQAQLAKATFTVADKTYARSLTRAGFDWVHDHTVPTAPATTNSNNSGDVFRGLIADANGTGNTAPTTIDVAEVTGAALLLKLVPQGLKTGERVVAFGVGPRNTAISKTLTNSPTYPGADGKYYGRYIAYFKVYASGERAVMIGTSDSYGRTPDYTQQQFNESLPDGGRQG; translated from the coding sequence ATGTCTGAATCGAAGTCCGTACGTGGGCACAAGCGGAGCGGGTTTACGCTGATCGAACTCGTGGTGGTCATCATCATTCTCGCCACGATCGCCGGCTTCGTCATCCCGCAGGTCGGCATGATCGGCCGCTCGTCCGACATGGCGGCGACGGCGAAAACGCAATCGGACGTCGCCTCGAATATCCAACTCTTCTTCACGCTACAGAAGCGCTACCCGCAAGGGCTAGATTCGTTGCTCGACACCACGGGAACGCTTTATTCCGCGAACACGACCAATGGGGATACGCAGACGCACGGGCTCCCTTACTCGGGCGCGGACGATACCCGTCTGCAGGCCCAACTCGCCAAAGCCACGTTTACCGTCGCGGATAAGACCTACGCTCGCTCGCTGACGCGCGCCGGCTTCGATTGGGTCCACGACCATACCGTTCCGACTGCGCCCGCCACGACGAACTCCAACAACTCCGGCGACGTGTTTCGCGGCCTGATAGCCGATGCCAACGGCACCGGCAACACGGCACCGACGACGATCGACGTCGCCGAGGTCACGGGGGCGGCTCTGTTGCTGAAACTGGTTCCCCAGGGTTTGAAAACCGGAGAGCGCGTCGTCGCGTTCGGCGTGGGGCCGAGGAACACGGCGATCAGCAAAACATTGACGAACTCGCCGACTTATCCCGGCGCCGACGGCAAATACTACGGCCGCTACATCGCCTACTTCAAGGTTTACGCATCGGGAGAACGAGCGGTCATGATCGGCACTTCCGATAGCTACGGTCGGACGCCGGACTACACGCAACAGCAGTTCAACGAATCGCTGCCCGACGGTGGTCGCCAAGGCTAA
- a CDS encoding autotransporter-associated beta strand repeat-containing protein — translation MLAFVVGITFSGSGALRAQTSTWLKTTSGNWSLADNWSTLPIGGPTALLLFNGSGAQAYIATNDLADPFFMNQIVLNSTSSGTPTIAGAQLRFVGSNAQIKQDGGGAFIFTAPIKFDLPLTLAGSGAGYVTFNGALSGMGGIIKSGTSTFVFGSPAADTLSSNTFVGGLTIADGTIRFDNTLDTGPTALRSNRITFTSGAGSLRFGGPSATTPTELRIGEISGAAGLVLARTTAVNENAGLNVVITTLGDASYGGTFDNTGTGAGLATTLKIRGVGNQTFSNSVADTFKINGDLETFHGATTTLANFASTGTASAGKIILSGGTFVLDNVARNDNDRIRTSGTVDMAGGGTFRLLGNASGTAEVSGRLELGDNNMIARGGALKIEIVHIATSSPTTLTFSVFERDSSSSPRSTVDFAAVNASGTAIPLGGGGTNPRIILTTGVRLTTTNLLFSRSNSSASNNTYGYATVNGTDFATYGSNGVVAAGFTTWSGTANSSTNFNLSVNGTTGTSSSTFSIGSLKLTPASGSIALDINGSGNLQTNGILLAGSNNAAITSSGGGGWVGFGMRFAHVQSAVLTIGASIGSDNNPLVKAGGGTLYLSNTSNVNSTATLTINDGVVRASSTTLPTGTIEFRGGVLEVTGGGTFNRALGTTANTLNWQNGTFDRGSGGFAAWGAAVTIDLKNLGADQLSWRETNFVGEGYALIFGSKTADARVSLLDDLNLSESSVPSPETYNAREIQIVDNPNSPTDFARLSGQVSGAITDDLLKTGAGILELTNTNTYLGGTIIAEGSLLVANSAGLGDLNAAYVLLGARSGSADVALLTSSTSTAITIKRDILVQSGGTGSAMLGNTIALDAVSASNAVFSGNILVGLQGDSLAKSLKFTAVAGTTVTFSGSITTHSGYTGTVSMQKVGGGDVLLSGATSYSGATTVSAGKLIIGTGGLLAGSGGVSVAAGATLMIAVGGQITGSGAINVSGSAAIDNASVNRGTVIVNGTAGTSNASIVVGQGGLLQGNNGVVNGSVTIQRGGGIGPGNSVGTLNISGPSSSTWEAGSHVYFEFRHAGGNAPGTDWDYLNLGASHLNINGTAADPIFLHIDSWLSNNNGHGSNDFDSATTYYHWKFVTTGGIDLAASTGSFADRFIIVDATTNAGVFGTGIGNPATRLSGSFYVTLVGSELYLDYSTVPEPGSATLVGVAVAAGIWQRRRSTSV, via the coding sequence ATGCTCGCGTTCGTCGTCGGCATTACGTTTTCCGGCTCCGGTGCATTGCGAGCTCAAACGTCGACTTGGCTGAAGACGACCAGCGGCAACTGGTCGCTCGCGGACAATTGGAGCACGTTGCCGATCGGCGGACCTACGGCGCTGCTGCTTTTCAACGGCAGCGGCGCGCAGGCTTATATCGCGACGAACGACTTGGCCGATCCGTTCTTCATGAACCAGATCGTCCTCAACAGCACTTCGAGCGGCACGCCGACGATCGCCGGCGCGCAATTGCGATTCGTCGGCAGCAATGCGCAGATCAAGCAAGACGGCGGCGGCGCATTTATTTTTACGGCGCCGATCAAATTCGACCTCCCTCTGACGCTCGCCGGCTCAGGCGCCGGCTACGTGACCTTCAACGGTGCGCTGAGCGGCATGGGGGGCATCATCAAGTCCGGCACGAGTACGTTCGTCTTCGGTTCGCCGGCGGCCGATACGTTGTCGAGCAATACCTTCGTCGGCGGGCTCACGATCGCCGACGGCACGATTCGCTTCGATAACACACTCGACACCGGTCCGACGGCGCTGCGCTCGAATCGCATCACGTTCACTTCCGGCGCGGGAAGCCTGCGTTTCGGCGGGCCCTCGGCAACCACGCCGACGGAACTGCGGATCGGAGAAATCTCCGGCGCGGCCGGCCTCGTGCTCGCGCGCACCACGGCGGTCAATGAGAACGCCGGCTTGAACGTCGTCATCACGACTTTGGGCGACGCCTCCTACGGCGGCACGTTTGACAATACGGGAACCGGCGCGGGCCTCGCCACGACGCTCAAGATTCGCGGCGTCGGCAATCAGACGTTTTCCAATTCGGTCGCCGACACTTTCAAGATCAACGGCGACCTCGAAACCTTTCACGGTGCTACGACGACGCTTGCCAACTTCGCGTCGACCGGCACCGCAAGCGCAGGGAAAATCATCTTGAGCGGCGGCACCTTCGTGCTCGATAACGTCGCCAGAAACGACAACGACCGCATTCGCACCTCAGGCACCGTCGATATGGCCGGCGGCGGAACTTTTCGCTTGTTGGGCAATGCTTCGGGCACCGCCGAAGTCTCCGGCCGACTTGAGCTCGGAGATAACAATATGATCGCCCGAGGGGGAGCTTTGAAAATCGAGATCGTGCATATCGCGACGTCGTCTCCCACGACCCTCACGTTCAGCGTCTTCGAAAGAGATTCCTCGTCCAGCCCTCGTTCGACGGTCGACTTTGCGGCGGTCAATGCATCGGGCACGGCCATTCCGCTCGGCGGAGGTGGAACGAATCCGCGCATCATCCTTACGACCGGCGTTCGTCTGACGACGACCAATTTGCTGTTTTCACGCTCGAACTCTTCGGCAAGCAACAACACTTACGGCTATGCGACCGTCAACGGCACCGACTTCGCCACTTATGGTTCTAACGGCGTCGTAGCGGCCGGTTTTACGACGTGGAGCGGAACGGCGAATTCGTCGACGAATTTCAATCTCTCGGTGAATGGAACCACCGGAACCTCTAGTTCGACATTTTCCATCGGCTCTCTGAAGCTTACACCCGCTTCCGGCAGCATCGCGCTCGACATCAACGGCTCCGGAAATCTGCAAACGAACGGGATCTTGCTCGCAGGAAGCAATAACGCCGCGATCACGTCTTCGGGCGGCGGGGGCTGGGTCGGTTTCGGGATGCGCTTCGCTCATGTGCAGTCGGCCGTGCTGACGATCGGCGCTTCGATCGGCAGCGATAACAACCCGCTCGTGAAGGCCGGCGGGGGAACGCTCTACCTCTCGAATACCTCGAACGTCAACTCGACGGCGACCCTCACGATCAACGACGGGGTCGTGCGGGCATCGTCGACGACTCTCCCCACCGGCACGATCGAGTTCCGCGGCGGCGTCCTTGAAGTCACCGGCGGGGGGACGTTCAATCGCGCGCTCGGTACCACTGCCAACACCCTGAACTGGCAGAACGGCACCTTCGATCGAGGGAGCGGCGGCTTCGCAGCCTGGGGTGCGGCCGTGACGATCGATCTGAAAAATCTCGGCGCCGATCAGCTCTCTTGGCGCGAGACGAACTTCGTCGGCGAGGGCTATGCGCTGATCTTCGGCTCGAAAACCGCCGATGCGCGAGTCTCGCTCTTAGACGACTTGAACCTTTCCGAATCCTCGGTTCCATCGCCGGAAACTTACAATGCTCGCGAGATTCAAATCGTCGACAATCCGAATTCGCCGACCGATTTCGCGAGGCTTTCCGGCCAGGTCTCGGGAGCGATTACCGACGATCTCCTGAAGACCGGTGCGGGAATCTTGGAACTAACCAATACCAACACTTACTTAGGCGGCACCATCATCGCCGAAGGATCGCTGCTCGTAGCGAACTCCGCCGGCTTGGGAGATCTTAATGCCGCTTATGTATTGCTAGGCGCGAGAAGCGGTTCGGCCGATGTCGCACTACTGACCAGTAGCACGTCGACTGCCATTACGATCAAACGGGACATTCTCGTTCAGTCCGGCGGCACGGGCAGTGCCATGCTCGGCAACACGATCGCGCTCGACGCCGTGTCGGCATCGAACGCAGTATTTAGCGGCAATATCCTCGTCGGACTCCAAGGAGATTCGCTCGCCAAGAGTCTCAAGTTCACAGCCGTCGCCGGCACCACGGTCACGTTTTCAGGATCGATCACGACGCATTCCGGTTACACGGGAACCGTGTCGATGCAAAAGGTCGGCGGCGGCGATGTGCTGCTCAGCGGTGCGACTTCCTACTCCGGAGCGACTACGGTTTCCGCCGGCAAACTCATCATCGGCACCGGCGGGCTACTCGCGGGGAGCGGCGGAGTTTCCGTTGCCGCCGGCGCTACCTTGATGATCGCCGTCGGCGGACAGATTACCGGCAGCGGCGCGATCAATGTTTCCGGCTCGGCTGCGATCGACAACGCGTCAGTCAATCGCGGAACGGTGATCGTCAACGGCACGGCGGGGACATCGAATGCCTCGATCGTCGTTGGGCAAGGAGGCTTGCTGCAAGGGAACAACGGTGTCGTCAACGGCAGCGTCACGATTCAACGCGGCGGCGGCATCGGGCCGGGCAATAGCGTCGGCACGTTGAACATCAGCGGGCCGTCGTCGAGCACTTGGGAGGCTGGGTCTCATGTCTACTTCGAGTTCCGGCATGCCGGCGGTAATGCTCCCGGAACCGATTGGGATTATCTCAATCTCGGTGCGAGCCATCTGAATATCAACGGCACCGCGGCCGATCCGATTTTCTTGCATATCGATTCTTGGCTCTCGAATAACAACGGCCACGGCTCGAACGATTTCGACTCTGCGACGACGTACTACCATTGGAAATTCGTAACGACCGGCGGCATCGATCTCGCCGCGTCGACCGGCAGCTTCGCCGATCGTTTCATCATCGTCGACGCTACGACCAATGCCGGCGTGTTCGGCACCGGCATCGGAAATCCGGCGACACGGCTGAGCGGATCGTTCTACGTCACGCTCGTCGGCAGCGAGCTTTATCTCGATTACTCGACCGTACCCGAGCCCGGCAGCGCGACGCTGGTCGGGGTTGCGGTCGCCGCGGGCATCTGGCAACGGCGTCGATCGACCTCCGTGTGA
- a CDS encoding aminotransferase class I/II-fold pyridoxal phosphate-dependent enzyme has translation MPLSYSQFAAGVRDETAFAVLAVAKRLKAAGKQVIELEIGDSPFASTPAAKQAGHDAITQDQSHYAPSLGLPTMRAAAADYVRREHAIDAKPENIVVGPGAKVFELIFCEAFIDPGDDVLIFSPYFPTYMPNIARRGGRVWTSDLKQSNEFRPEPAEVERFLKTAPRPKAVFLNSPHNPTGGVAHRSDLQAIADLVRGSEVAVFSDEPYDQMVWQGKHHSLLAESGMLDQCVAAYTFSKSYSMSGWRVGFAVGSKPTVELMGRLLNTSLSCVSPIAQLAAAAALNNDDAPRAEQMQAFRAKLHLLIDGINTIDGFHCLAPKSTFYAFPNVAGICNQNRITSHGLAMYLLEGADDARGVACLGGECFGPAGGGFLRFSCAEPDDKLLEAVEFIRHAITQQDRIAAYLAAHAEYRLASPYAA, from the coding sequence ATGCCCCTTTCCTATAGTCAGTTCGCCGCCGGAGTTCGCGATGAAACGGCTTTCGCCGTGTTGGCGGTCGCCAAGCGTTTGAAAGCTGCCGGCAAGCAGGTAATCGAACTTGAAATCGGCGATAGCCCTTTCGCTTCGACGCCGGCCGCCAAGCAAGCCGGGCACGACGCGATCACGCAGGATCAATCGCACTATGCCCCCTCGCTTGGATTGCCGACGATGCGGGCGGCGGCAGCCGACTATGTGCGCCGTGAACACGCGATCGACGCGAAGCCGGAGAACATCGTCGTCGGGCCGGGCGCGAAAGTCTTCGAGTTGATCTTCTGCGAGGCGTTCATTGATCCGGGCGACGACGTGCTGATCTTCTCTCCCTACTTTCCCACGTACATGCCGAACATCGCTCGTCGCGGAGGTCGCGTGTGGACGAGCGATTTGAAGCAAAGCAATGAGTTTCGTCCCGAGCCTGCCGAAGTCGAGCGGTTCCTCAAGACGGCTCCGCGTCCGAAGGCGGTCTTTCTCAATAGCCCGCACAACCCGACGGGCGGCGTTGCACATCGCAGCGACCTGCAAGCGATCGCCGACTTAGTGCGCGGGAGCGAGGTTGCCGTATTCAGCGACGAACCGTACGACCAAATGGTCTGGCAAGGAAAGCATCATTCGTTGCTCGCCGAGTCCGGCATGCTGGATCAATGCGTAGCGGCTTACACCTTCAGCAAGTCGTATAGCATGAGCGGCTGGCGTGTCGGATTCGCGGTCGGCTCGAAGCCGACGGTGGAGCTCATGGGTCGATTGTTGAATACGTCGTTGTCGTGCGTTTCTCCGATCGCGCAACTCGCCGCCGCCGCCGCGCTGAACAACGACGACGCTCCCCGCGCCGAACAGATGCAGGCGTTTCGCGCTAAGTTGCATTTGCTGATCGACGGCATCAACACGATCGACGGCTTTCATTGCCTCGCGCCGAAGAGCACGTTTTACGCCTTTCCGAACGTCGCCGGTATCTGCAACCAAAACCGGATCACTTCGCATGGGTTGGCGATGTATCTGCTCGAAGGGGCCGACGATGCGCGCGGCGTCGCATGCCTTGGAGGCGAATGCTTCGGACCCGCCGGCGGGGGCTTCCTGCGATTTAGTTGCGCCGAGCCCGACGACAAACTTCTCGAAGCGGTCGAATTCATCCGCCATGCGATCACGCAACAGGACCGCATCGCGGCGTATCTTGCCGCGCACGCCGAGTATCGTCTTGCGAGCCCTTACGCCGCTTAG
- a CDS encoding leucyl aminopeptidase: MKVISTPHSPQDVNADALVVGIWSDGTLTAAARQIDEAGAGLIAGLISRREATGRLYELTALHGVPGITTPLVLVVGLGDAAKFEEGTAYRTAAAAARHLSGKVRNTVVFYLGDAGSQHAAAGIAGAMVGTVGSDLYRREKKRFSFEQLLWHGADSKAIERGTIIGDAINLARRLVNEPPDVLYPETFVAEAVAVAQAEGLTYEVWDLPKLTAERCHSLCSVAKGSDRPPRLFIVEYRGGKAGEPPIALVGKGVTFDSGGLSLKPTDGMTTMKCDMAGAATMLAVVQAAARLKLPVNLIGFAGLIENMLGGSAMKLGDVLTARSGKTIEVLNTDAEGRLVLADVLNVALDRAPAKIIDLATLTGACVVALGNDTVGAFSNNQPWCDSVVAAARATGEPLWQMPMFPEYSEHIRTEIADIKNTGDGRWGGAITAAKFLEEFVDGTPWVHLDIAGPAYYEKPRPWADIGGSGCMVRMLIELLGQG, encoded by the coding sequence ATGAAAGTCATCTCGACACCTCACTCCCCTCAAGACGTGAATGCCGATGCGTTGGTCGTCGGCATTTGGTCCGACGGAACTCTCACCGCCGCAGCCCGCCAGATCGATGAAGCGGGTGCGGGTCTGATCGCCGGCCTAATCTCGCGGCGCGAGGCGACCGGTCGGCTCTACGAACTCACGGCGCTGCACGGTGTGCCGGGAATCACAACGCCGCTGGTGCTCGTCGTCGGCCTCGGGGATGCGGCGAAGTTCGAGGAAGGAACGGCTTATCGCACGGCTGCGGCCGCGGCTCGGCATCTATCGGGCAAAGTGCGCAATACCGTCGTCTTTTATCTCGGCGACGCCGGCAGTCAGCATGCCGCGGCGGGAATCGCCGGGGCAATGGTCGGCACCGTCGGCAGCGATCTTTATCGGCGCGAAAAGAAACGCTTCTCGTTCGAGCAGCTTCTCTGGCATGGTGCCGACTCTAAGGCGATCGAGCGCGGTACGATCATCGGCGACGCGATCAACCTTGCCCGCCGCCTCGTGAATGAGCCGCCGGATGTGCTGTATCCCGAGACGTTCGTCGCCGAAGCGGTCGCGGTCGCTCAAGCGGAAGGCCTGACGTATGAAGTCTGGGATCTTCCTAAGCTCACGGCCGAACGTTGCCACTCGCTTTGTTCCGTGGCGAAGGGGTCGGATCGCCCTCCGCGATTGTTTATCGTCGAATACCGAGGAGGCAAAGCGGGGGAACCGCCGATCGCGCTCGTCGGGAAAGGGGTCACATTCGACTCCGGCGGCCTCTCGCTCAAGCCGACCGACGGCATGACCACGATGAAGTGCGACATGGCCGGCGCGGCGACGATGCTGGCCGTCGTGCAAGCTGCGGCGCGATTGAAGCTCCCCGTCAACCTCATCGGCTTCGCGGGCCTGATCGAGAACATGCTCGGCGGCTCGGCGATGAAGCTCGGCGACGTCCTTACCGCGCGCTCCGGCAAGACGATCGAAGTCTTGAACACCGATGCCGAGGGGCGACTGGTCTTGGCCGACGTCTTGAACGTGGCGCTCGATCGCGCCCCGGCGAAGATCATCGATCTGGCGACTCTTACCGGCGCCTGCGTCGTGGCGCTCGGCAACGACACGGTCGGAGCATTCTCGAACAACCAACCGTGGTGCGACTCCGTCGTCGCTGCGGCCCGTGCGACCGGCGAACCTCTCTGGCAAATGCCGATGTTTCCCGAGTATTCGGAACATATCCGCACCGAAATCGCCGACATCAAAAACACCGGCGACGGTCGTTGGGGGGGAGCGATCACGGCCGCCAAGTTTCTCGAAGAGTTCGTCGACGGCACCCCTTGGGTCCATCTCGATATCGCCGGACCTGCTTACTACGAGAAACCGAGACCCTGGGCCGACATCGGCGGCTCGGGTTGCATGGTGCGGATGCTGATCGAACTTCTCGGCCAGGGCTGA
- a CDS encoding Rieske 2Fe-2S domain-containing protein, which yields MGALDHWNPVFLSRELKKKPEAIRVDGRNLVLFRTSDDSVGALDDSCLHRRMKLSCGRVTDDRLVCPYHGWTFGKCGDGESPGTPKMHAQAVSYDVREAHGVVWLKNAGVEAKFPDFKPEGYYQLCASKFVAEAPLELALDNFSELEHSASTHILFGYDLERLPEMKMTVRADERNTYVVTTGPHKKMHWLPKLLMGLKTDGEFTSDWTTHFSPVYSIFDHTIVDVDTRKPAKVQWRLCVFFTPIDAMQTRLTVIVFTKSSYPGPNGGVRLAKPILTKMFESEINLDLVILKDISDKNPLLTGMKLGRYDKVLALNRERINRVYRGLDTPLSMAGREGATAGDGTYVDAVDVAPIVAGKPATAAPIMPA from the coding sequence ATGGGTGCGTTGGATCATTGGAATCCGGTGTTTCTTTCCCGCGAATTGAAGAAGAAACCGGAAGCGATTCGGGTCGACGGTCGCAACTTGGTTCTCTTTCGTACCTCCGACGACTCCGTCGGCGCGCTCGACGACTCCTGTCTGCATCGTCGGATGAAGCTGAGTTGCGGTCGAGTTACCGACGATCGCCTCGTCTGCCCGTATCACGGCTGGACCTTCGGCAAGTGCGGCGACGGCGAAAGCCCCGGCACTCCGAAGATGCACGCTCAAGCGGTGAGCTACGATGTGCGCGAGGCGCACGGAGTCGTGTGGTTGAAGAACGCGGGAGTCGAAGCGAAGTTTCCCGATTTTAAGCCGGAAGGCTACTACCAGCTTTGCGCATCCAAGTTCGTCGCGGAAGCGCCGCTGGAGCTCGCGCTCGACAATTTCAGCGAGCTCGAGCATTCCGCCTCGACGCATATTCTCTTCGGTTACGACTTAGAACGGCTTCCGGAAATGAAGATGACGGTGCGCGCCGACGAGCGCAACACGTACGTCGTCACGACCGGCCCTCACAAGAAGATGCATTGGTTGCCGAAGTTGCTGATGGGCCTCAAGACTGACGGCGAGTTCACGTCGGATTGGACGACCCATTTCTCGCCGGTCTACTCCATCTTCGACCACACGATCGTCGACGTCGACACGCGGAAGCCGGCGAAAGTGCAGTGGCGCTTGTGCGTCTTCTTCACGCCGATCGATGCGATGCAAACGCGGCTCACCGTGATCGTCTTTACGAAGTCGTCGTATCCGGGCCCGAACGGCGGAGTGCGACTCGCGAAGCCGATTCTTACGAAGATGTTCGAGTCGGAAATCAACCTCGATCTCGTCATCTTAAAAGACATTTCGGACAAGAACCCGTTGCTCACCGGCATGAAGTTGGGTCGCTACGATAAGGTGCTCGCTTTGAATCGTGAGCGGATCAATCGCGTCTATCGCGGTCTGGATACGCCGTTGAGCATGGCGGGAAGAGAGGGTGCGACGGCGGGCGACGGCACGTATGTCGACGCCGTGGATGTCGCGCCGATCGTCGCGGGGAAGCCGGCGACTGCGGCACCAATCATGCCTGCTTAG